A genomic segment from Actinomadura hallensis encodes:
- a CDS encoding DNA-3-methyladenine glycosylase 2 family protein, producing the protein MHEDRERCVRAVQAKDARFDGWFFVGVVTTGIYCRPSCPAVPPKPGNMRFYPSAAAAQQAGFRACKRCRPDTTPGSPEWNHRADVVARAMRLIADGVVDREGVPGLAARLGYSTRQIERQLNAELGAGPLALARAQRAQTARLLIETTALPMGDVAFAAGFASIRAFNETVREVFALTPTALRDRVAKGHPPAASGTLSLRLPFRAPLCPDNLFGHLTATAVPGVEEWRDGAFRRTMRLPHGHGIVALRPRPDHVACTLALSDLRDLAIAISRCRWMLDLDADPVAVDDQLRTDPVLAPLVDKAPGRRVPRTVDAPEFAVRAVLGQQVSTAAARTHAGRLVTAYGDPVQDPGGGLTHLFPTPAALAELDPEDLAFPKTRRATLTTLVKALASGEIDLGVGSDWEEARARLAALPGFGPWTIETIAMRALGDPDAFIPTDLGVRTAAASLGLPATPAALTHRAAQWRPWRAYAVQYLWATSDHPINLLPAP; encoded by the coding sequence ATGCACGAGGACAGGGAAAGGTGCGTGCGGGCCGTCCAGGCGAAGGACGCCCGGTTCGACGGGTGGTTCTTCGTCGGGGTGGTCACCACCGGCATCTACTGCCGGCCCAGCTGCCCCGCCGTGCCGCCCAAGCCCGGCAACATGCGCTTCTATCCGAGCGCCGCCGCCGCGCAGCAGGCCGGTTTCCGCGCCTGCAAGCGGTGCAGGCCCGACACCACGCCGGGCTCACCGGAGTGGAACCACCGGGCGGACGTCGTCGCCCGCGCGATGCGGCTCATCGCCGACGGCGTGGTCGACCGTGAAGGCGTCCCGGGCCTCGCAGCACGGCTCGGGTACAGCACCCGGCAGATCGAGCGTCAGCTCAACGCCGAGTTGGGCGCGGGTCCGCTCGCACTGGCGCGGGCCCAGCGTGCTCAGACGGCGAGGCTCCTCATCGAGACGACGGCCCTCCCGATGGGGGACGTGGCGTTCGCGGCGGGCTTCGCCAGTATCCGCGCCTTCAACGAGACCGTCCGCGAGGTGTTCGCGCTGACCCCGACCGCGCTGCGCGACCGTGTCGCCAAGGGCCACCCGCCCGCCGCTTCGGGGACGCTGTCGCTGCGGCTGCCGTTCCGGGCGCCGCTGTGTCCCGACAACCTGTTCGGCCACCTGACCGCCACCGCCGTGCCCGGCGTGGAGGAGTGGCGGGACGGGGCGTTCCGCCGCACCATGCGGCTCCCCCACGGGCACGGCATCGTCGCGCTGCGGCCCCGGCCGGACCATGTCGCCTGCACGCTCGCCCTGAGCGACCTGCGCGACCTCGCCATCGCCATCAGCAGGTGCCGCTGGATGCTCGACCTCGACGCCGACCCCGTCGCGGTGGACGACCAGCTCCGCACCGACCCCGTCCTCGCACCGCTGGTCGACAAGGCGCCTGGGCGGCGCGTCCCGCGCACCGTGGACGCCCCCGAGTTCGCCGTTCGGGCCGTGCTGGGACAGCAGGTGTCCACGGCTGCGGCCCGAACCCACGCGGGACGGCTCGTCACCGCCTACGGCGACCCGGTGCAAGACCCTGGCGGAGGGCTGACCCATCTCTTCCCGACCCCTGCCGCCTTGGCGGAACTCGACCCGGAGGACCTCGCGTTCCCGAAGACCCGTCGCGCCACCCTCACGACACTCGTGAAGGCGCTCGCCAGCGGCGAGATCGACCTCGGGGTGGGAAGCGACTGGGAAGAGGCCCGCGCGCGCTTGGCCGCCCTTCCCGGTTTCGGTCCGTGGACCATCGAGACGATCGCGATGCGCGCGCTCGGGGACCCGGACGCGTTCATCCCGACCGACCTGGGGGTCCGTACCGCCGCAGCGTCGCTCGGCCTACCCGCCACCCCGGCGGCCCTCACGCACCGCGCCGCCCAGTGGCGCCCCTGGCGCGCCTACGCCGTCCAGTACCTGTGGGCGACGAGCGACCACCCCATCAACCTGCTGCCCGCACCCTGA
- a CDS encoding methylated-DNA--[protein]-cysteine S-methyltransferase: MDPTHVVVDSPVGPLTLVARNGALSGLYMEVQRHRPDNATFGPPGDLRSEPFATVAEQLSAYFAGELTQFDVPLTLHGTPFQQRVWALLQEIPYGKTATYGELATELGKPSASRAVGLANGRNPIGIIVPCHRVIGSTGDLTGYGGGLDRKRYLLDFERKTAGTQHALF; encoded by the coding sequence ATGGACCCGACGCATGTCGTCGTGGACAGTCCCGTAGGCCCACTGACCCTGGTGGCCAGGAACGGCGCCCTGTCCGGCCTCTACATGGAGGTCCAGCGTCACCGCCCGGACAACGCGACCTTCGGGCCCCCTGGCGACCTCCGGAGCGAGCCCTTCGCGACCGTCGCCGAACAGCTCTCCGCATACTTCGCCGGTGAACTGACCCAGTTCGACGTGCCGCTCACCCTCCACGGGACACCGTTCCAGCAGAGGGTCTGGGCACTGCTCCAGGAAATCCCTTACGGAAAGACCGCCACCTACGGCGAGCTCGCGACCGAACTGGGCAAGCCGTCCGCGTCCCGTGCCGTAGGCCTCGCCAACGGCCGGAACCCGATCGGCATCATCGTCCCCTGCCACCGCGTCATCGGCTCCACCGGCGACCTCACCGGCTACGGCGGCGGCCTCGACCGCAAGCGCTACCTCCTCGACTTCGAACGCAAGACCGCCGGCACCCAGCACGCCCTCTTCTGA
- the dnaN gene encoding DNA polymerase III subunit beta: MELRVDRQALADAVAWAARTLPTRPALPVLAGMLIEATEEGGLTLAGFDYEVSARAHESAAVAEPGRVLVPGRLLADIVRNLPPQPVDILTKGSEVVVRCGPAEFGLQTLPVEDYPTLPEPPAHAGTVPSDLFATAVAQVTPAAGRDDTLPMLTGVRIDIEGDTMWLACTDRYRIAARELTWSPADPGFTAGVVVPARTLADTAKAIRRGEDVTIDLGGGAETLIGVSGGGRSMTSRLLDDQYINYRSRLTGTWTSVIEIHVAPFVEALKRAALVTERGTPVRLAFTADEVRIRAATGDSARANESVGVRLTGEDIDIAFSPQYLLDGLAGIDTQYARLECAGPTKAALLTGIPDKKDDEEAVDEQADTGYRYLVMPVRLAS; encoded by the coding sequence GTGGAGCTCCGAGTCGACCGCCAGGCCCTCGCCGACGCCGTGGCGTGGGCGGCCCGGACGCTGCCGACGCGTCCCGCGCTCCCCGTCCTCGCCGGCATGCTCATCGAAGCGACCGAGGAGGGCGGGCTGACCCTCGCCGGGTTCGACTACGAGGTGTCCGCCCGCGCCCACGAGAGCGCGGCCGTCGCCGAGCCGGGCCGCGTCCTCGTCCCCGGGCGGCTCCTGGCCGACATCGTGCGGAACCTCCCTCCACAGCCTGTGGACATCCTCACGAAGGGCTCGGAGGTCGTGGTCCGCTGCGGCCCCGCCGAGTTCGGCCTGCAGACCCTGCCCGTCGAGGACTACCCCACCCTCCCCGAGCCGCCCGCCCACGCCGGAACCGTCCCGAGCGACCTGTTCGCCACCGCCGTCGCCCAGGTCACACCCGCAGCCGGGCGCGACGACACCCTCCCGATGCTCACCGGCGTCCGCATCGACATCGAGGGCGACACGATGTGGCTGGCCTGCACCGACCGGTACCGCATCGCCGCGCGCGAGCTGACGTGGTCCCCCGCCGACCCCGGCTTCACCGCGGGCGTCGTCGTCCCCGCCCGGACCCTCGCCGACACCGCCAAGGCCATCAGGCGCGGCGAGGACGTGACGATCGACCTCGGCGGCGGCGCCGAGACCCTCATCGGCGTCTCCGGCGGCGGCCGCAGCATGACCAGCCGCCTGCTGGACGACCAGTACATCAACTACCGGTCCCGGCTCACCGGCACCTGGACGTCCGTCATCGAGATCCACGTCGCCCCGTTCGTGGAGGCGCTCAAGCGGGCGGCGCTCGTCACCGAGCGCGGCACCCCCGTCCGGCTCGCGTTCACCGCCGACGAGGTCCGCATCCGCGCCGCCACCGGCGACTCCGCCCGCGCCAACGAGAGCGTGGGCGTCCGCCTCACCGGCGAGGACATCGACATCGCGTTCTCCCCGCAGTACCTCCTGGACGGCCTGGCCGGCATCGACACCCAGTACGCCCGCCTCGAATGCGCCGGCCCCACCAAGGCGGCGCTCCTCACCGGCATCCCCGACAAGAAGGACGACGAAGAGGCCGTGGACGAGCAGGCCGACACCGGCTACCGCTACCTCGTCATGCCCGTCCGCCTGGCCTCCTGA
- a CDS encoding helix-turn-helix domain-containing protein: MSEQGAIGEAVARTVRALRAGHGWSLDELAGRAGVSKGVLVGLEQGRGNPNLGTLIRISDALGVPLTRLVQVEEEPPVRMFPPDRHVVLWEGRHGGTGTLLAGSDPRPSLELWRWTLRPGETRESDAHVPGTKEIVYVQEGTLTLGVDGRTDLVEEGAAAVFAGDRPHSYANTGDGDVHFLMAVLDL; this comes from the coding sequence GTGAGCGAGCAGGGCGCGATCGGGGAGGCCGTGGCGCGGACCGTCCGGGCGCTCCGGGCCGGTCACGGCTGGAGCCTGGACGAGCTGGCGGGACGGGCCGGGGTGAGCAAGGGCGTCCTCGTCGGGCTGGAGCAGGGCCGCGGCAACCCGAACCTGGGCACACTCATCCGCATCTCGGACGCGCTGGGCGTCCCGCTGACGCGGCTGGTGCAGGTGGAGGAGGAGCCTCCGGTCCGGATGTTCCCGCCGGACCGGCACGTGGTGCTGTGGGAGGGCCGGCACGGCGGGACGGGGACGCTGCTGGCCGGGAGCGACCCGCGGCCGTCCCTGGAGCTGTGGCGCTGGACGCTGCGGCCCGGCGAGACCCGGGAGAGCGACGCGCACGTGCCCGGCACCAAGGAGATCGTCTACGTGCAGGAGGGGACGCTGACCCTCGGCGTCGACGGGCGCACGGACCTCGTGGAGGAGGGCGCGGCGGCCGTGTTCGCCGGAGACCGCCCCCACTCCTACGCCAACACGGGCGACGGGGACGTCCACTTCCTCATGGCCGTCCTCGACCTCTAG
- a CDS encoding methyltransferase → MADRETRWGGSLWAAAGLVTPMAIRVAATLRLADHIAAGRRTAGELAAAVEADPDALERLMGHLVTAGALTRAGNGSFALTAMGESLRESHPDGLRAWLDLEGAIGRADLCFTELLHTVRTGEPAYPRRFGRTFWDDLSTVEELGRSFDALMGGRLTAEAPAVATAYPWGALDHVVDVGGGDGTLLIAILRAHDDLRGTVVDLPGPAARAERAIARAGLGDRAAVRAGSFFDPLPAGAGGYLLSGVLHDWDDEDAARILRRCAEAAGRAGRVLVVDHVADEGDVPDTEGDLRMLCYVRGRERALGRLGDLAESAGLRLGTVTAGGARSIVELHPS, encoded by the coding sequence ATGGCGGACCGGGAGACCCGTTGGGGCGGCTCCCTGTGGGCCGCGGCCGGCCTGGTCACGCCCATGGCCATCCGGGTCGCGGCCACGCTGCGGCTCGCCGACCACATCGCCGCGGGCCGCCGCACCGCCGGAGAACTGGCCGCGGCGGTGGAAGCCGACCCCGACGCGCTGGAGCGCCTGATGGGCCACCTGGTGACCGCCGGTGCGCTGACCCGCGCGGGGAACGGCTCCTTCGCCCTGACGGCCATGGGGGAGTCCCTCCGGGAGAGCCACCCGGACGGGCTGCGGGCCTGGCTCGACCTGGAGGGCGCCATCGGACGCGCCGACCTGTGCTTCACCGAGCTGCTGCACACCGTCCGCACCGGCGAGCCCGCGTACCCGCGGCGGTTCGGCCGGACGTTCTGGGACGACCTGTCGACCGTCGAGGAGCTGGGCCGGTCGTTCGACGCCCTCATGGGCGGAAGGCTGACGGCGGAGGCGCCCGCCGTCGCCACCGCCTACCCCTGGGGCGCCCTGGACCACGTCGTGGACGTCGGCGGCGGCGACGGCACCCTGCTGATCGCCATCCTCCGCGCCCACGACGACCTGCGGGGGACGGTGGTCGACCTTCCGGGCCCGGCCGCCCGGGCCGAACGCGCCATCGCCCGGGCCGGGCTCGGCGACCGGGCGGCCGTCCGGGCGGGCAGCTTCTTCGATCCCCTTCCCGCCGGGGCGGGCGGGTACCTGCTCTCCGGCGTCCTCCACGACTGGGACGACGAGGACGCGGCCCGCATCCTGCGGCGATGCGCCGAGGCGGCCGGACGCGCGGGGCGGGTGCTCGTCGTCGACCACGTGGCCGACGAGGGGGACGTCCCCGACACCGAGGGCGACCTGCGCATGCTCTGCTACGTCCGCGGCCGCGAGCGCGCCCTCGGCCGCCTGGGCGACCTCGCCGAATCGGCCGGCCTGCGCCTCGGCACGGTCACCGCGGGCGGAGCGCGTTCGATCGTCGAACTGCACCCTTCCTGA
- a CDS encoding B3/B4 domain-containing protein, translating into MLERVRVDEAVREVRPDFAVLVMTAEGLVNGPGDAESAEWLAEAGANADAADPHVEAWRDAYRAFGAKPQRTRPSVDALLRRAGALPSINKVVDAYNAVSVEYALPIGGEDLDAYQGPARLVRATGDEPFDVMAGGEPTVEHPAPGEVVWRDDAGVTCRRWNWRQCVRTRLTETTKNALFLLERLEPYPLDRLAEAGDRLAGRLRAVAPDVRIATRLIGGR; encoded by the coding sequence ATGCTGGAGCGGGTCCGGGTGGACGAGGCCGTGCGGGAGGTGCGTCCCGACTTCGCCGTCCTCGTCATGACCGCCGAGGGGCTGGTGAACGGGCCCGGGGACGCGGAGTCCGCGGAATGGCTGGCCGAGGCGGGCGCGAACGCCGACGCCGCCGACCCGCACGTCGAGGCCTGGCGCGACGCCTACCGGGCCTTCGGCGCCAAGCCGCAGCGGACCAGGCCCTCGGTGGACGCGCTGCTCCGCCGCGCCGGCGCGCTCCCGTCCATCAACAAGGTCGTTGACGCCTACAACGCCGTCAGCGTCGAGTACGCGCTGCCGATCGGCGGCGAGGACCTCGACGCCTACCAGGGTCCGGCACGCCTGGTCAGGGCCACCGGAGACGAACCGTTCGACGTGATGGCGGGCGGTGAGCCCACCGTCGAGCACCCCGCCCCCGGCGAGGTCGTGTGGCGCGACGACGCGGGCGTCACCTGTCGGCGGTGGAACTGGCGGCAGTGCGTCCGGACGCGCCTGACCGAGACCACGAAGAACGCCCTCTTCCTCCTCGAACGGCTGGAGCCCTACCCGCTGGACCGGCTGGCCGAGGCGGGCGACCGGCTCGCCGGGAGGCTGCGCGCGGTCGCGCCGGACGTGCGGATCGCCACCAGGCTGATCGGCGGGCGGTGA
- a CDS encoding EamA family transporter translates to MVTVLALSAALAYGVADFLGGAVTRRTTALRVLTWCVPVGLGIVLAAALLGGGGPAPGPLAWGFAAGLAGGTGLITFYRALARGPMNVVAPVSALAAAVLPVGAGIARGERPDVSVAVGVLLCLVAIGLVSMEPGGGAEPGAAAAGRRLTDSGPVMAGISGSCFGVFFVLLKAAGDGTGLWPIVAARVGNLAVIAVALLVLAFRGGGLGPRLSGWTLIGLALLSGTLDAGANVLYFLAAHGGMLSLAAVLTSLYPAITVLLARIAYTERLRAVQQVGMAVAVAGVALVTVG, encoded by the coding sequence ATGGTCACCGTCCTCGCGCTGAGCGCGGCCCTCGCCTACGGGGTGGCCGACTTCCTCGGCGGCGCCGTGACCCGCCGCACGACGGCGCTGCGGGTCCTGACCTGGTGCGTCCCCGTCGGTCTCGGGATCGTGCTGGCGGCGGCGCTGCTCGGCGGCGGCGGTCCCGCGCCCGGCCCGCTGGCCTGGGGCTTCGCCGCGGGACTCGCCGGCGGCACCGGCCTGATCACCTTCTACCGGGCGCTGGCGCGCGGGCCGATGAACGTGGTGGCGCCGGTGTCGGCGCTGGCCGCCGCCGTCCTGCCCGTGGGCGCGGGCATCGCGCGGGGCGAGCGGCCCGACGTGTCGGTCGCCGTCGGCGTCCTGCTCTGCCTGGTCGCGATCGGGCTGGTGAGCATGGAACCCGGCGGCGGCGCGGAACCGGGTGCGGCCGCGGCCGGACGGCGGCTGACGGACTCGGGTCCCGTGATGGCCGGGATCTCGGGCTCCTGCTTCGGGGTCTTCTTCGTCCTGCTGAAGGCCGCCGGCGACGGCACCGGGCTGTGGCCGATCGTCGCCGCGCGGGTCGGCAACCTGGCGGTCATCGCGGTGGCGCTGCTGGTCCTGGCGTTCCGCGGCGGCGGCCTCGGCCCCAGGCTGTCCGGGTGGACGCTGATCGGGCTGGCGCTGCTGTCCGGCACCCTCGACGCGGGCGCGAACGTGCTCTACTTCCTCGCCGCCCACGGCGGCATGCTCAGCCTCGCCGCCGTCCTCACGTCCCTCTACCCGGCGATAACCGTGCTGCTGGCGCGCATCGCCTACACCGAACGCCTCCGCGCCGTGCAGCAGGTGGGCATGGCGGTGGCCGTGGCGGGCGTGGCGCTGGTCACGGTGGGCTGA
- the tadA gene encoding tRNA adenosine(34) deaminase TadA — MRLALAEARRAFEEGEIPIGAVVLDASGEVIGTGRNDRERSADPTGHAEIVAMRRAASSLGEWRLSGCTLVVTLEPCTMCAGASVQARLDRVVYGAVDPKAGAVGSLWDVVRDRRLNHRPEVVAEVLADECGALLIEFFTDRRVG, encoded by the coding sequence ATGCGGCTGGCGCTGGCCGAGGCGCGCAGGGCGTTCGAGGAGGGGGAGATCCCGATCGGGGCGGTCGTCCTCGACGCGTCCGGCGAGGTCATCGGCACGGGACGCAACGACCGGGAACGCTCGGCGGACCCGACCGGCCACGCGGAGATCGTCGCGATGAGGCGGGCCGCGTCCTCCCTCGGCGAATGGCGCCTGTCCGGCTGCACGCTCGTCGTGACCCTGGAGCCGTGCACGATGTGCGCCGGGGCGTCCGTCCAGGCCCGCCTGGACCGTGTCGTGTACGGCGCGGTCGACCCCAAGGCGGGTGCGGTCGGGTCCCTGTGGGACGTCGTCAGGGACCGGCGCCTCAACCACAGACCGGAGGTCGTCGCCGAGGTCCTGGCCGATGAGTGCGGCGCGCTGCTTATCGAGTTCTTCACGGACCGCAGAGTCGGGTAG
- a CDS encoding tRNA adenosine deaminase-associated protein produces the protein MTTFAAVFARTPQGWVGMEAALAEAEHVDDVADLMREAAVETYGDPVVLLIEQDDDWFAVVRLDAEEEPRAYVSTVREDGLGALFQPLVGEVPDGEPGGDPALLEDLGLAAEELGELGESALPGDALLAVAEQAGFGEEFDRLRD, from the coding sequence GTGACCACATTCGCCGCCGTGTTCGCGCGGACCCCGCAGGGCTGGGTCGGCATGGAGGCCGCCCTGGCGGAGGCCGAACACGTCGACGACGTCGCCGACCTGATGCGGGAGGCGGCCGTCGAGACCTACGGCGACCCGGTCGTGCTGCTGATCGAACAGGACGACGACTGGTTCGCGGTCGTCCGGCTCGACGCGGAGGAAGAGCCGCGCGCGTACGTCTCCACCGTCCGGGAGGACGGGCTCGGCGCCCTGTTCCAGCCGCTGGTCGGGGAGGTCCCGGACGGCGAACCCGGCGGCGACCCGGCGCTCCTGGAGGACCTCGGCCTCGCCGCCGAGGAGCTCGGCGAGCTGGGCGAGAGCGCCCTGCCCGGGGACGCGCTGCTCGCCGTCGCCGAACAGGCCGGTTTCGGCGAGGAGTTCGACCGCCTCCGTGACTGA
- a CDS encoding tRNA adenosine deaminase-associated protein — MTDVDATDFAVVVYREDDTWEAEILPVALTEDLAGLIHALRQQPSLGGTIGLVSVGDDFFVAIRLLGDEVMVFLSDVTASVDWPLAGQVLDYLDIPIPEEEELDQVLPVGDMSIFADLGLDEMELGAISGDLELYPDEMLLSIANRIGFAAAFERAMDAIA; from the coding sequence ATGACGGATGTGGACGCGACGGACTTCGCCGTCGTGGTGTACCGGGAGGACGACACCTGGGAGGCCGAGATCCTCCCGGTGGCGCTGACCGAGGACCTGGCGGGGCTGATCCATGCCCTGCGGCAGCAGCCGAGCCTCGGCGGCACGATCGGGCTGGTCTCGGTCGGCGACGACTTCTTCGTGGCGATCCGCCTGCTCGGCGACGAGGTCATGGTGTTCCTGTCGGACGTCACGGCCTCGGTGGACTGGCCGCTGGCCGGGCAGGTCCTCGACTACCTGGACATCCCGATCCCCGAGGAGGAGGAGCTCGACCAGGTCCTCCCGGTCGGCGACATGTCGATCTTCGCCGATCTGGGGCTGGACGAGATGGAGCTCGGCGCGATCTCCGGCGACCTGGAGCTCTACCCCGACGAGATGCTGCTCAGCATCGCGAACCGGATCGGCTTCGCGGCCGCTTTCGAACGTGCCATGGACGCCATCGCCTGA
- the upp gene encoding uracil phosphoribosyltransferase, translated as MQTLAVDHPLVAHKLTTLRDVRTDSPTFRRLADELVTLLAYEATRDVRVTEAVVQTPLVETQGVQLASPKPLVVPILRAGLGMLDGMTRLLPTAEVGFLGMIRDEGTLQAQTYATRLPDDLSGRQCFVLDPMLATGGTLAAAIRLLFDRGADDVTAICLLAAPEGIKFLEQSFADTTAPIRVVTAAVDSHLNDQGFIVPGLGDAGDRLYGVV; from the coding sequence ATGCAGACCCTCGCCGTCGACCACCCCCTGGTCGCGCACAAGCTCACCACGCTGCGGGACGTCCGCACCGACTCCCCCACGTTCCGCCGCCTCGCCGACGAGCTGGTCACCCTCCTCGCCTACGAGGCGACCCGCGACGTCCGCGTCACCGAGGCCGTCGTCCAGACCCCGCTCGTCGAGACGCAGGGGGTGCAGCTGGCGAGCCCGAAACCGCTCGTCGTCCCGATCCTGCGCGCCGGCCTGGGGATGCTGGACGGCATGACCCGCCTGCTGCCCACCGCCGAGGTCGGATTCCTCGGGATGATCCGCGACGAGGGCACGCTCCAGGCCCAGACGTACGCGACGCGGCTCCCGGACGACCTGTCGGGACGGCAGTGCTTCGTCCTCGACCCGATGCTCGCGACCGGCGGGACCCTCGCCGCCGCCATCCGGCTGCTGTTCGACCGAGGCGCCGACGACGTCACGGCGATCTGCCTGCTCGCCGCCCCGGAGGGCATCAAGTTCCTGGAGCAGTCGTTCGCCGACACCACGGCGCCCATCCGCGTCGTGACCGCCGCGGTCGACTCCCATCTCAACGACCAGGGCTTCATCGTGCCCGGCCTCGGGGACGCGGGGGACCGCCTCTACGGCGTCGTCTGA
- a CDS encoding helix-turn-helix transcriptional regulator translates to MPGPGNVGERVRNLRLSRRLSQAQLAGHDLSDSYISLIESGKRTPTPTVLRMLAERLGCTPEYLAEGVEPEQRAHLEVRERHAHLALLRGDPGAAESGFDEVIARSDDPDLTARARWGRARALEELGRTDEAITLFEELREQAERDPSRASWLPPVIALARCYHTVGDLGQAIALGERAVSRLQQLGLGVGEEYSEAGRILLLAYVDRSDPARAHDLGRRLLHPEGAGDEPLSVHYQRASIRALEEGAIGDSLYFADQALAARSDTSPARTRARLSLAAAKALLRGVGPFSSSAPSEAAATDEYGFERPRPEGTREAAQEALELLQSTDDLDGTESTDSTIAKARALVLIGELDDAIATLEQFLDTGMALAAPTSSQAVSPQPGNDLAARTQKTVLARLVLARARVAQGNRAAAKVVLRAASEQLTTMPAGRPAAHLLRELGELFELVQDPDSAATAYRRALEAAGLRTARPHAANRDLGRV, encoded by the coding sequence ATGCCGGGTCCAGGCAACGTCGGCGAACGTGTCCGCAACCTGCGGCTGAGCAGACGCCTGTCGCAGGCACAGCTCGCCGGTCACGACCTTTCCGACAGCTACATCTCGCTGATCGAGTCGGGTAAGCGCACCCCGACGCCGACCGTCCTGCGCATGCTGGCCGAGCGCCTCGGCTGCACGCCCGAGTACCTCGCCGAGGGCGTCGAGCCGGAGCAGCGCGCCCACCTGGAGGTCAGGGAGCGCCACGCGCACCTCGCCCTGCTCCGCGGAGACCCGGGCGCCGCCGAGTCCGGCTTCGACGAGGTGATCGCCCGCAGCGACGATCCCGATCTGACGGCCCGCGCGCGCTGGGGGCGCGCCCGCGCCCTGGAGGAGCTGGGCCGCACCGACGAAGCGATCACGCTGTTCGAGGAGCTGCGGGAGCAGGCCGAACGGGACCCGAGCCGGGCGAGCTGGCTGCCGCCGGTGATCGCGCTCGCCCGCTGCTACCACACGGTCGGCGACCTGGGGCAGGCCATCGCGCTCGGCGAGCGCGCCGTGAGCCGGTTGCAGCAGCTCGGGCTGGGCGTGGGCGAGGAGTACAGCGAGGCGGGGCGAATCCTGCTCCTCGCCTATGTGGACCGGTCCGATCCGGCGCGCGCGCACGATCTCGGCCGTCGTCTCCTCCACCCGGAGGGGGCCGGGGACGAGCCGCTCAGCGTCCACTACCAGCGGGCCAGCATCCGCGCCCTGGAGGAAGGCGCGATCGGCGACTCGCTGTACTTCGCCGACCAGGCCTTGGCGGCACGCAGCGACACCAGCCCGGCGCGGACCCGCGCACGCCTCTCCCTGGCGGCGGCCAAGGCGCTGCTCAGGGGAGTCGGTCCGTTCTCGTCGTCCGCGCCGTCCGAGGCCGCGGCGACGGACGAGTACGGGTTCGAGCGTCCCCGTCCCGAGGGGACGCGTGAGGCGGCGCAGGAGGCCCTCGAACTCCTGCAGTCGACCGACGACCTGGACGGCACGGAGTCCACGGACAGCACGATCGCGAAGGCCCGTGCGCTCGTCCTCATCGGCGAGCTGGACGACGCCATCGCCACACTGGAGCAGTTCCTCGACACGGGCATGGCCCTGGCCGCCCCGACGAGTTCGCAAGCCGTGTCGCCGCAGCCTGGCAACGACCTCGCCGCGCGCACGCAGAAGACCGTCCTCGCACGTCTCGTCCTAGCGCGTGCACGTGTTGCCCAAGGGAACCGAGCGGCCGCCAAGGTCGTGTTGCGGGCCGCGTCGGAACAGCTCACGACCATGCCCGCCGGCCGTCCCGCAGCGCATCTGCTGAGGGAGCTGGGCGAGCTGTTCGAACTCGTCCAGGACCCCGACTCCGCCGCGACGGCCTACCGGAGAGCACTGGAGGCCGCGGGTCTGCGCACCGCCCGCCCGCACGCCGCGAACCGCGACCTCGGCCGCGTCTGA
- a CDS encoding type II toxin-antitoxin system VapB family antitoxin, protein MIFKAVGDGRPYPDHGLSSRDWAKIPPRQVRLDQLVSTKRELDLQSLLSKDSTFYGDLFPHVVQWKGEMYLEDGLHRALRAALHQRLVLHARVLDLDAVDMG, encoded by the coding sequence GTGATCTTCAAGGCGGTGGGTGATGGAAGGCCCTATCCCGACCACGGACTCTCGTCCCGGGACTGGGCCAAGATCCCGCCTCGCCAGGTACGGCTCGACCAGCTCGTGAGCACCAAACGGGAACTGGACCTCCAGTCACTCCTGTCGAAGGACTCGACCTTCTACGGCGACCTGTTCCCTCACGTCGTCCAGTGGAAGGGCGAGATGTACCTGGAGGACGGCCTGCACAGGGCCCTGCGTGCGGCGCTCCACCAGCGTCTCGTCCTGCACGCCCGCGTCCTGGACCTGGACGCCGTCGACATGGGCTGA